ATCGCTTCTTATTAAGTACTAGCGTTACTTGGCCTTCTAATACATAACCAAATTCTTCACCAGCATGAGGATCATCAATTTCAGATTGTCCTCCCGGTTCTATGTCGATCATAATCGGTTCCATTTCATATTTTAACGCATTTGGCACAATCCAACTTATCATGTGCTTAAGCGTATCGTTTTCTTTTTCGTAAAAGTCTTCTTTTTTGAAGACTACCGTTTGTTCTTCTTCTTTACTAAAGAATTCATGGATATCAGTTCCCAATACTTCAAGTATTGAAAATAAGGTTTGCATCGATGGTGATGTTAAATTATTCTCTAATTGTGAAATATATCCTTTAGTGAGTTCTAAACGGTTTGCGAGTTCTTCTTGAGTTAAGCTATTGCCTAATCGAAGTGCTCTTATTTTTTTTCCAATATTCATCATTACTTATTATCTACACACTCAATACCTGGTAATAATTTACCTTCTAGATATTCTAGTGATGCTCCACCACCTGTAGAAATATGTGTAAATCCTTGGTCTAGTCCGAATTGAATAACTGCTGCTGCTGAATCGCCACCACCTATAATTGTAGTCGCATGATCTTTAATCTCAGTCAATGCTTGTGCTATTGAACGAGTACCTTCAGCAAATCTTGGGAATTCAAATACGCCTAATGGTCCATTCCAAACAACTGTTTTTGCGTCTTTAATGATAGACTCGAATTTTTCAACAGTTCTTGGTCCAATATCCATTCCCATTTCATCTTCAGGAATGCTATCTATAGAACGCACGTTTTTTTCACTTTCAGGATCAAAAGCTTTTGCTGTAATTACATCATCGCCAAGTAATATTTTACCTTGAGCAATTTCAAGTAATTCTTTAGCTAAATCAACTTTATCTGCTTCAAGTAATGAAGTACCAATTTCATATCCCATTGCTTTAAAGAAAGTGTATGCCATACCGCCACCAATTAATACTTTATCAGCGACTTTTAATAAATTTTTAATAACTTCAATTTTATCAGAAACTTTAGCGCCACCTAATATAGCGACAAAAGGTCTTTCAGGATTTTCTAATGTTCCACCTATAAAATTAATTTCTTTTTCAAGTAAGAAACCAGCTACTGTAACTCCAATGTTAGAAGATATCCCTACATTTGATGCATGAGCTCTATGTGCAGTCCCAAACGCATCATTAACGAATACATCACCAAGTGATGCCCAATATTTACCTAATTCTGGATCATTCTTGCTTTCTTTCTTACCATTTAAATCTTCAAAACGCGTATTTTCAAACATTAAAATTTCGCCATCTTTTAAACCATTAATAGCTGATTCTAATTTTGGCCCTCTTGTTTCATTGATAAATAAAACATTTTGTTTTAAATGTTCACTAAGTCTTTTAGCAACTATTTCTAAACTATTTTTTTCTAGATCTTTTTCTTCTTTAATTCTACCTAGATGTGAAAACAATATTGCTTTACCACCATGTTCTAAAACATAATTAATTGTTGGTAATGCAGCAACGATTCTATTTTCATCACTAATTTTTCCATCTTTTAACGGTACATTAAAGTCAACTCTGATCAATACTTTTCTACCTTTAAGTTCTATATCTCTAATTGTCTTTTTTGCCATTCTTTTTTCCTCCTTTATATTGTTACTGATTTCAGTTATAAGCCGTTCTTATTATAACACTATTTCTAAACATTTTCTATAAGATTAGCAATGAAAATGTTTTACTTTTACATCTCTTATAGCATTTAAACGCTCGATTTGCGTTCTAAATGTCTTTATTGATATATTTGCGACTATTTGTGTGCCATCATAAAAAAAGACTATTAAACCTCCTTCATAGTCCCTATAACTCATAACGTATGCATAATTAATCCATACGTTATCATAGTCTCTAATGCTTTTAATTGGGATAAGTTGTATATGATCAGTTATATAAAGTGGAATTTTATATTTCAAATTTAAAACTTTTCTACATGCATCAATATATCCTTGATAAGTAAACAAATGATTCAAACATAACTTTTTAACATAGGTTAGTGTATTCATGTTTTTTTTAATAATTTGATTTTTTTGATATATTTGACATCCATTAGATGTGTTAATCATATAATTCATATATTTTTCCTCAAAAAAAAAGGCCAATGGCCTTTTTATTATTCTTTTGGTTTTAAAACTAATTCAGTTTCAGGATTGAAGAAATGTGCTTTATTCATATCAAGTGCTAATTTAATCTTGTCACCAATACTAATATTAGCTCTTGCGTTAACTACAGCACAAATATTTGATTCATTAACTACTGTGTAAATATTAGTTTCTGAGCCTAATAATTCTGCAACATCAACTGTAACTTTAATCACTGCTCCTGGATAAGTATTCATTACAACTTCTTGATCATGAATATCTTCTGGTCTTATACCTAAAACGATTTCTTTTTCTAATAAGCCATTAGCTTTAATCATATCCATTTTATCTTCAGGTACTTGAATTGTATGTTCGCCAGCTACAAATAAACCTTTTTTATCAATTTTACCATGTATAAAGTTCATAGGTGGAGTTCCAATAAATCCAGCAACAAACATATTTTCTGGATTATCATAAATATCTTTTGGTGCACCAACTTGCATGATATAACCATCTTTCATAACAACAATTCTTGATGCCATTGTCATCGCTTCAATTTGGTCATGGGTTACATAAACAGTTGTAGTTTCAATCTTATTATGTAATTTAATTAATTCTCCACGCATTTGAACACGGAGTTTAGCATCTAAGTTTGATAATGGTTCATCCATTAAGAATACTTTAGCATTACGAACGATAGCTCTACCTAAGGCAACACGTTGTCTTTGCCCACCTGATAAGGCTTTAGGTTTACGTTTCAAATAAGGTGTAAGTCCTAAAACTTCAGCTGCATCTGAAACTTTTTCATTAATAACATCTTTAGGCATTTTTCTTAATTTTAATCCAAAAGCCATGTTATCATAAACAGTCATATGAGGATAAAGTGCATATGATTGGAATACCATTGCGATATTACGATCTTTAGGTGCTTTATCATTCACCATTTCTTCATCAATATATAATTCACCTGATGTAATTTCTTCTAATCCTGCAATCATTCTAAGTGTTGTTGATTTACCACAACCAGAAGGTCCTACAAAAACAATAAATTCTTTGTCTTTAATTTTTAAATTGAAATCAAAAACTGCTTGTACACCATTAGGATATACTTTATTAATATCTTTTAATTGTAAAGTTGCCATACCATTTTTCCTTTCATTTACTAACGTACTTATATTATAACAATTTTATTTCAATAAAAAAATGTGCAAGTTGCACACTTTTATCTTATTAATAATAGCTGATATATTAAAAATCCATCGATAAACTTCTTAACATCAAATCCAGTTGCTTGATAAAACTTATCCAATCGTTGAATAAGTGTGTTTCTATGAATATACAACGACTTAGCTGCAACACTCATATTTTGGTTGGATTCTAAATATGTTTTTACTGTATCTAACATCACTTGATTGAGATAATATTTTTTTAATATCTGAATTTTGAATGTTTGATCAAGTGTTTTTATAAAATGTTTAACAATGATTTGATCATCCATAAATACATATGAATTAAAGCTGATATCTTTAAGTTTCTGTGTTATAAATAATCTATTTTCTT
The sequence above is drawn from the Mariniplasma anaerobium genome and encodes:
- a CDS encoding cupin domain-containing protein, with protein sequence MNIGKKIRALRLGNSLTQEELANRLELTKGYISQLENNLTSPSMQTLFSILEVLGTDIHEFFSKEEEQTVVFKKEDFYEKENDTLKHMISWIVPNALKYEMEPIMIDIEPGGQSEIDDPHAGEEFGYVLEGQVTLVLNKKRYVIRKGETFYYLANKEHYLMNHSQQHTKVLWISTPPMF
- a CDS encoding phosphoglycerate kinase, with protein sequence MAKKTIRDIELKGRKVLIRVDFNVPLKDGKISDENRIVAALPTINYVLEHGGKAILFSHLGRIKEEKDLEKNSLEIVAKRLSEHLKQNVLFINETRGPKLESAINGLKDGEILMFENTRFEDLNGKKESKNDPELGKYWASLGDVFVNDAFGTAHRAHASNVGISSNIGVTVAGFLLEKEINFIGGTLENPERPFVAILGGAKVSDKIEVIKNLLKVADKVLIGGGMAYTFFKAMGYEIGTSLLEADKVDLAKELLEIAQGKILLGDDVITAKAFDPESEKNVRSIDSIPEDEMGMDIGPRTVEKFESIIKDAKTVVWNGPLGVFEFPRFAEGTRSIAQALTEIKDHATTIIGGGDSAAAVIQFGLDQGFTHISTGGGASLEYLEGKLLPGIECVDNK
- a CDS encoding competence protein ComK, with translation MNYMINTSNGCQIYQKNQIIKKNMNTLTYVKKLCLNHLFTYQGYIDACRKVLNLKYKIPLYITDHIQLIPIKSIRDYDNVWINYAYVMSYRDYEGGLIVFFYDGTQIVANISIKTFRTQIERLNAIRDVKVKHFHC
- a CDS encoding ABC transporter ATP-binding protein, producing the protein MATLQLKDINKVYPNGVQAVFDFNLKIKDKEFIVFVGPSGCGKSTTLRMIAGLEEITSGELYIDEEMVNDKAPKDRNIAMVFQSYALYPHMTVYDNMAFGLKLRKMPKDVINEKVSDAAEVLGLTPYLKRKPKALSGGQRQRVALGRAIVRNAKVFLMDEPLSNLDAKLRVQMRGELIKLHNKIETTTVYVTHDQIEAMTMASRIVVMKDGYIMQVGAPKDIYDNPENMFVAGFIGTPPMNFIHGKIDKKGLFVAGEHTIQVPEDKMDMIKANGLLEKEIVLGIRPEDIHDQEVVMNTYPGAVIKVTVDVAELLGSETNIYTVVNESNICAVVNARANISIGDKIKLALDMNKAHFFNPETELVLKPKE
- a CDS encoding helix-turn-helix domain-containing protein — its product is MYSYLLIESKENIDAYQTTIISLFSEFINFTKIEVLDHQIWLYYEQELDISLKEVILNLSQDTLVDFRLYQSFKYDSLKKLEENRLFITQKLKDISFNSYVFMDDQIIVKHFIKTLDQTFKIQILKKYYLNQVMLDTVKTYLESNQNMSVAAKSLYIHRNTLIQRLDKFYQATGFDVKKFIDGFLIYQLLLIR